In Legionella israelensis, the genomic window ATGTATGGCTGAAATATAATCATTACTCATTCCCATCGATAATGTATCCAATTTTAGCTGCAGGTGATGATTGAGCTCTTGCAAAAGCTTTTTAAGTTCAGTGAACAGAAGATATTGCTCCTGCTCTGTAGCGCTGGTATGCAGGATTGTCATTAATCCTCGGCATTTAATCCGGGGAAGTGTTCTTAGTTTCTGCAGCAACTCAAAGGATTGTTCTTTGGCTATTCCAGACTTGCTCGTTTCCCCCGTTAAATTGATTTGTAGACAGACATTTAACGGAGGATGGTCATCTGGACGATGTTGATTCAGTAACTCAGCAATTCTATAGCGATCAATGCTGTGTATCCAGGAAAATTTGCTGGCAATGGCGCGTGTTTTATTACTCTGGACAGAACCAATAAAATGCCAATGGATCGACAATTCTTGAAGGGCTGCTATTTTTTTTTCGGCTTCCTGAAGATAATTTTCAGCAAATTCCTTCAATCCGCTGCGATAGGCTTTTTTGATTTTCTCAATGGACTGGCCCTTGCTGACAGCAAGCAGACTCACACAACCAGGCGGTCTATGACTGTTGGCTTCTTCTTGGCGGATGATCTGGTTTATTCTGGCTATACGTTCGCTTATCTTTGTCATGGTTAATATGAAATTAGAGGATTTAGGGCTACGCCGTTCATTTAAAAATACTGCATTAGCCGCTGCAGCAAAGGAATTATAGCCAAGAAACTTTGAAAAGTCAGTTTTAAACGGCATATCTGAGTGAAACTTGATAATAATATTTGATGCGATTGGCTGGGTAAGCTAATCTATAAAACATAAGAATATTCAAAAGACTATGAGTATATGGATATTGCAGAGCTTTTAGCGTTTTCCGTAAAAAATAATTCCTCTGATTTGCATTTGTCTGCAGGAATGCCTCCGATGATTCGCGTGGATGGTGATTTAAGAAAAATAAATGTACCTCCCCTGGATCACAAGGCTGTCATTAAAATCATTTACGATATCATGAACGACAAGCAACGCAAGGAATATGAAGAAAATTTTGAAACAGACTTTTCATTCGAAATCACCAATCTTGCACGTTTCAGAGTGAATGCTTTTACACAAGGAAGAGGCGCGGGTGCCGTATTCAGGACGATTCCTTCTGATATTCTCAGCATGGAAGATTTGAACTTACCCCCCGTGTTTACTGAAATTGCCAGTTTTCCCAAAGGGCTGGTGTTGGTCACAGGTCCGACCGGTTCCGGGAAGAGTACTACCCTGGCGGCCGTGATCGATTATATTAATCGGAATCGGTATGATCATATATTGACAGTAGAGGATCCCATTGAGTTTGTGCATGAAAGTAAAAAATGCCTGGTGAATCAACGTGAAGTCCATCGTGATACACTCAGCTTTAATGCTGCTTTACGTTCAGCACTTCGCGAAGATCCTGATATTATCCTCGTTGGAGAGTTACGTGATCTGGAAACCATACGATTGGCAATGACGGCTGCGGAAACAGGGCATTTAGTATTTGGAACCTTGCATACGAATTCAGCTACAAAAACAATAAATCGGATCATCGATGTTTTTCTTGGTGAGGAAAAAGCCATGATTCGTTCAATGCTTTCCGAGTCTTTGCAAGCAGTTATTGCCCAAACTCTGTTAAAGAAAGTTGGTGGTGGGCGTGTGGCTGCGCTGGAAATCATGTTGTGTACATCAGCCATTCGTAATTTAATTCGTGAAGACAAAGTGGCACAAATGTATTCTTCTATCCAAACTGGACAAGCAAAAGGGATGCAGACGCTTGATCAGCATCTTAAACAACTGGTCAATGAACATTTGATTACAGCCCAGACCGCCCGGGATGTGGCCATTGATAAGTCAGTATTTTAAATACTGACCCGCGAAAGGGAGATGCTAAACCCTCTGGCTAGTGCCTTTATTCTCAGATGTTTTTCTGCATTTCTATGAGTTCCTGGATGCCTTTTTCGGCAAGTTCCAGCATGCTGTTTAATTCTTCGCGAGTAAAACTTTTATCTTCTGCAGTTCCCTGTACCTCAATGAAGTGTCCGGCCTCATTCATAACCACATTCATATCAGTTTCCGCCAGAACATCTTCGGCATAATCCAGATCCAGAACCGGTTGGCCACGATAAATTCCTACGGACACGGCCGCAATATATTGAAAATCAGGAAATTTACGGAGCTTTTCCCGTTTCACCATCCAGTTTAAAGCTTCTCGCAGAGCGACACAGGCGCCAGTAATAGCAGCCGTTCTTGTGCCGCCATCGGCTTGGATAACGTCACAATCCAGAGTTATTGTATTCTCGCCCAAGGATTTAAGATCAATGCATGCCCTGAGAGATCGACCGATAAGCCGTTGAATTTCCAATGTTCTTCCGCCTTGTTTACCTTTGCTGGCTTCACGTTCACTACGACTGTGAGTAGACCGCGGTAGCATACCGTATTCTGCTGTAATCCAACCTTGATTTTTTCCCTTGAGAAAGCGCGGTACGCCGTCAATTACCGAAGCATTACACAGGACACGGGTCTGTCCAAATTCAACAAGAACAGAGCCTTCGGCATGATGAGTGTACTGAGGTGTCAGTTTGATTTGGCGCAGTTGATTGGGTTCTCGGTTGCTGGGTCTCATAATGAAGTCCTTGGAAAAAGCGCTATAAGAATTAAGCGTTATGTTTGTTTGTACATGCAGGTGTGTAAAGATAAGAAATTCAGTCCATAATGTCAAATGAGCGGCTTGCATTTATATGAATTTGGGGTATAGTGCACCGCACGTTAATCTGGCCAGTATAGATATGACTTACAGTATGACGGCTTTTGCTCGAACACAAAAACAGCTTGACGACAGCATATTATGCTGGGAAATCAAATCAGTCAATCATCGATATTTGGATGTATCGTTTCGTGTTCCAGAACCCTTTCGCTTTATGGAAATTGAACTTCGTTCCCTGCTTCGTAATAAACTGAGTCGCGGCAAGCTTGAATGTCAGCTAAA contains:
- a CDS encoding type IV pilus twitching motility protein PilT is translated as MDIAELLAFSVKNNSSDLHLSAGMPPMIRVDGDLRKINVPPLDHKAVIKIIYDIMNDKQRKEYEENFETDFSFEITNLARFRVNAFTQGRGAGAVFRTIPSDILSMEDLNLPPVFTEIASFPKGLVLVTGPTGSGKSTTLAAVIDYINRNRYDHILTVEDPIEFVHESKKCLVNQREVHRDTLSFNAALRSALREDPDIILVGELRDLETIRLAMTAAETGHLVFGTLHTNSATKTINRIIDVFLGEEKAMIRSMLSESLQAVIAQTLLKKVGGGRVAALEIMLCTSAIRNLIREDKVAQMYSSIQTGQAKGMQTLDQHLKQLVNEHLITAQTARDVAIDKSVF
- a CDS encoding YggS family pyridoxal phosphate-dependent enzyme, translating into MTKISERIARINQIIRQEEANSHRPPGCVSLLAVSKGQSIEKIKKAYRSGLKEFAENYLQEAEKKIAALQELSIHWHFIGSVQSNKTRAIASKFSWIHSIDRYRIAELLNQHRPDDHPPLNVCLQINLTGETSKSGIAKEQSFELLQKLRTLPRIKCRGLMTILHTSATEQEQYLLFTELKKLLQELNHHLQLKLDTLSMGMSNDYISAIHAGSTIIRLGQAIFGEREKRSQQ
- the rph gene encoding ribonuclease PH, with product MRPSNREPNQLRQIKLTPQYTHHAEGSVLVEFGQTRVLCNASVIDGVPRFLKGKNQGWITAEYGMLPRSTHSRSEREASKGKQGGRTLEIQRLIGRSLRACIDLKSLGENTITLDCDVIQADGGTRTAAITGACVALREALNWMVKREKLRKFPDFQYIAAVSVGIYRGQPVLDLDYAEDVLAETDMNVVMNEAGHFIEVQGTAEDKSFTREELNSMLELAEKGIQELIEMQKNI